The following proteins are co-located in the Diorhabda carinulata isolate Delta chromosome 4, icDioCari1.1, whole genome shotgun sequence genome:
- the LOC130892994 gene encoding uncharacterized protein LOC130892994, with protein MKKSASGLRKLIDDFSKNLRALSQLNQPVSEWDTLLVFLISTKLDNSTLREWENVKSDIENPTFKDIKDFLKSRADMLEMIAQNQTDKRRISSSNTRSFLVTDNQIRTPVCVLCEGNHYIHNCQQFLKLSIEEREGKAKALKLCTNCLKTGHYSKVCRRGTCIKCHGKHNTLLHRERSAWSASEQSNEVTGKTQNPTTDQQQQNSVVLSACCSVNHVFLSTAYVQVSDNDGNFHIARALLDSGAQSSFMTKDLCKRLKLKTHKANITVKGLNNISSNVKFKCEVGLKSLYNDYCCAKWFFVIDKISENMPAVNVDVSKLNVPDHINLADPTFFKSSKIEILIGADIFPSLTRFLILAFQKQT; from the coding sequence ATGAAGAAATCTGCTAGCGGACTGAGAAAACTTATagatgatttttctaaaaatttgcgGGCACTGAGTCAATTGAATCAACCAGTATCGGAGTGGGATACATTACttgtttttttgatttctaCAAAATTGGATAATAGCACTTTGCGCGAGTGGGAAAATGTTAAATCAGATATAGAAAACCCTACTTTTAAAGATATAAAGGATTTTTTAAAGTCAAGAGCCGATATGCTAGAAATGATAGCACAGAATCAAACAGACAAGCGTAGAATTTCCAGCTCCAATACTAGGTCATTTTTAGTAACAGATAATCAAATTCGTACTCCAGTTTGTGTTTTATGCGAAGGGAATCATTATATTCATAATTGTCAGCAGTTCCTTAAGCTTTCGATAGAAGAACGCGAAGGTAAAGCAAAAGCATTGAAATTATGCACTAACTGTCTGAAAACGGGTCATTATAGTAAGGTATGCCGACGTGGCACATGTATTAAATGTCATGGGAAACACAATACATTATTGCACAGGGAACGTAGCGCATGGTCGGCATCAGAGCAATCTAATGAAGTAACGGGAAAAACGCAAAATCCGACAACAGATCAGCAACAACAAAATTCTGTAGTACTGTCTGCGTGTTGTTCTGTTAACCACGTATTTCTTTCAACGGCATACGTCCAGGTTTCAGATAACGACGGTAACTTTCATATTGCGCGGGCGTTGTTAGACAGTGGCGCGCAGTCAAGTTTCATGACTAAAGATTTATGCAAGCGATTAAAGTTAAAAACTCATAAAGCAAATATCACGGTTAAAGGCTTGAATAATATTTCGTCAAATGTTAAATTCAAATGTGAAGTGGGATTGAAATCCCTCTATAACGATTATTGTTGTGCTAAGTGGTTTTTTGTTATCGATAAAATATCCGAAAATATGCCAGCGGTAAATGTTGATGTTTCAAAGCTAAATGTGCCCGACCACATAAATTTAGCAGACCCAACCTTTTTCAAATCAAGcaaaatcgaaattttgataGGAGCAGACATATTCCCATCATTGACAAGATTCTTAATTTTAGCCTTCCAAAAACAGACCTAG
- the LOC130893339 gene encoding uncharacterized protein LOC130893339, translating into MSSTHVLTLSAIATFFKDNIAQLQRGENSYSSGNVKKMIFDPAVSPALLRGELTASMKNRTYNVEVSIDYEDGILDASCSCPRGQAVCHHMEAVCFHVHNNVSVTDKTCVWNQRKPTGDGEKIVRISDLYKPKFSNYQAFSRPASTQEMADFRNELGYSDPVGFTWLFMPEQSQLTSIIKNIEDILYSLEYTQATDKETFLKLKCSVDIDTINKVEQITRGQSINENWLVARKYRITSSKFGSILSACRRNKFSKSLFSSLLEGYELDGIQAIKWGKEHEVTAIAVFQKITGLSVDPAGFCMDYCGFLGASPDGFVSERCLIEVKCPFKHRNVGKLRPVLKDKNYIVYFEENLMIINENHHYYHQIQGASHIAEKDMCYLVIWVPSDCIIVRIGRSEQWTKNLNILKTFYISKFIPFILS; encoded by the exons a TGTCATCAACGCATGTTTTAACATTATCTGCAATAGCAACCTTTTTTAAGGACAATATCGCCCAACTACAAAGAGGTGAAAACTCTTATAGCAGTGgcaatgtgaaaaaaatgattttcgatCCTGCTGTTTCCCCTGCCCTACTTCGAGGTGAACTTACAGCCAGTATGAAGAATAGAACTTATAATGTTGAG GTTTCCATTGATTACGAGGATGGTATATTGGATGCCTCCTGCTCCTGCCCCAGGGGACAAGCAGTATGCCATCACATGGAAGCTGTATGTTTTCATGTACACAACAACGTCAGTGTTACTGACAAAACCTGTGTGTGGAATCAGCGCAAACCTACTGGCGATGGAGAAAAAATTGTGAGGATTAGTGATCTctacaaaccaaaattttctaattatcagGCTTTTTCGAGACCAGCATCAACCCAAGAAATGGCAGATTTTAGGAATGAATTAGGATACTCTGATCCAGTTGGATTTACATGGCTGTTTATGCCTGAGCAATCACAATTGACAAGcataataaagaatattgaagatattttatattcactaGAGTATACACAGGCTACTGACAAagagacatttttaaaattaaaatgctCAGTAGATATCGATACTATAAATAAAGTTGAACAAATAACTAGAGGACagtcaattaatgaaaattggcTAGTTGCTAGAAAGTACAGAATAACTAGTAGTAAATTTGGCTCTATACTGTCAGCCTGCAGGAGGAACAAATTctcaaaatctttattttcaagCCTACTAGAAGGGTACGAGCTGGATGGTATACAAGCGATAAAGTGGGGAAAAGAACATGAAGTGACAGCAATTgctgtatttcaaaaaattaccgGATTATCAGTGGATCCAGCCGGATTTTGCATGGACTATTGTGGATTTTTGGGTGCTAGTCCTGATGGGTTTGTTAGCGAAAGATGCTTAATTGAAGTAAAGTGTCCCTTCAAACacagaaatgttggaaaattGAGACCAGTGTTAAAAGACAAAAACTACATAGTTTACTTTGAAGAAAACTTGATGATAATTAACGAGAATCATCACTATTATCACCAAATACAAGGTGCGTCACATATTGCTGAAAAGGATATGTGCTATTTAGTAATATGGGTACCAAGTGACTGTATCATTGTACGAATTGGTAGGAGTGAACAAtggacaaaaaatttaaatattttaaaaacattttatatttcaaaattcataccatttattttatcgtaa
- the LOC130892992 gene encoding uncharacterized protein LOC130892992, with protein MQIVERVEALKEVKLEFEDIQGNIEKLTEAADLGNQLELRHKFEDEYFKQITLAKRFLREHEIKSSPSDSTSSSENSPEIQTNEHLQSLNNVRLPTINLSKYSGVYQNWLEFRDTFYSLIHENKSVSNIQKFHYLRASLEGEAALVIKSLEISTANYEVAWNALLDRYDNNKLLIHNHVK; from the coding sequence ATGCAAATTGTGGAAAGAGTCGAAGCTTTAAAGGAGGTTAAACTTGAGTTCGAAGATATACAgggtaatattgaaaaattaacggAAGCTGCGGATTTAGGTAATCAATTAGAATTACGGCATAAATTCGAGgatgaatattttaaacaaataacgTTAGCAAAACGATTTTTGCGTGAACACGAAATTAAATCGAGTCCGAGTGATTCAACAAGTAGTTCGGAAAATAGTCCCGAAATTCAAACAAATGAGCATTTACAATCATTAAATAATGTTAGGTTACCAacaataaatctttcaaaataCAGTGGCGTGTATCAGAACTGGCTAGAATTCAGAGACACTTTCTATTCGttaattcatgaaaataaatcagtcagtaatattcaaaagtttcaCTATCTCAGAGCATCACTAGAAGGAGAGGCGGCTCTCGTCATAAAATCACTAGAGATATCAACGGCAAACTATGAGGTAGCGTGGAATGCATTATTAGATCGGTATGATAATAACAAGTTGCTAATTCACAATCATGTCAAATGA
- the LOC130892995 gene encoding matrix metalloproteinase-2-like, with translation MLIIILAAVLCVVDQQYAMKYLQPFGYANENDLTKLEDYLLSFQERYNIPATGELDENTIQLLNRPRCNVSEAASDDDHSFRIKSKWSKFDLKWYFPQATPEYLKVTKKAFEVWSNSLKFKFELIHKIRPYAPDISITVVRGKHYFRANCQGRGECSSTFDGPGKVLAHAYFPKGNSSIELHIDADEKWDLSLDGSSSEDQTSLLMVLIHEIGHILGITHSDIETAIMYPWYQFNIAPKLDEDDKMALEALYGPINTYVNNPFKPTSALPPTTKTLAHQPNEPDKNLCDITPEYMFIAMAERKPITKIQDLPLNTLRAIKKAKIVNSKFGESVLLDLDTEVVFLPQRVTSVYKPVIEEFEKEKYGIIFKGLVDVGKNQRLASFEIEEL, from the exons ATGTTAATCATTATACTAGCTGCAGTACTATGCGTTGTCGACCAACAGTATGCTATGAAGTATTTACAACCGTTCGGGTAcgcaaatgaaaatgatttgacTAAACTTGAGGATTATTTGTTGAGTTTTCAAGAAAGATATAATATCCCTGCAACGGgagaattagatgaaaatacaATTCAACTTCTAAATAGACCAAGATGTAATGTAAGTGAAGCAGCTTCCGACGATGATCATTCTTTTAGAATTAAATCAAAAtggtcaaaatttgatttgaaatggtATTTCCCTCAGGCAACTCCAGAATATCTTAAAGTAACCAAAAAGGCTTTTGAAGTGTGGAGTAACagtttaaagtttaaatttgaattaatacacAAAATACGGCCTTATGCTCCCGATATATCTATTACAGTTGTACGGGGAAAGCACTATTTTCGAGCAAATTGCCAAGGTAGAGGTGAGTGCTCCAGTACATTTGATGGGCCCGGAAAGGTGTTGGCACATGCTTATTTCCCAAAAGGCAACAGTAGTATAGAGCTTCATATTGATGCTGATGAGAAGTGGGATTTAAGTTTAGATGGATCAAGTTCAGAAGATCAGACTAGCCTACTTATGGtattaattcatgaaattggGCATATTTTAGGAATTACTCACAGTGATATTGAGACAGCAATAATGTATCCATGGTATCAATTCAACATTGCTCCTAAATTGGATGAGGATGATAAAATGGCCCTTGAAGCTCTTTATGGACCAAtcaatacatatgtaaataaTCCTTTCAAACCCACATCAGCGCTGCCACCGACTACAAAGACACTTGCACATCAACCAAATGAACCGGATAAAAATTTATGCGACATAACACCGGAGTATATGTTCATTGCCATGGCtg AGAgaaaaccaataacaaaaatacaagaTCTACCTTTGAATACTCTGAGGGCTATAAAGAAGGCAAAAATAGTCAATTCCAAATTCGGAGAATCAGTTTTATTGGATTTAGATACAGAAGTAGTGTTTTTACCGCAAAGAGTCACAAGTGTCTACAAACCAGtcattgaagaatttga